From the Hoplias malabaricus isolate fHopMal1 chromosome 6, fHopMal1.hap1, whole genome shotgun sequence genome, the window ccacagactgtccaggagttgactgatgcttttaatccaggtctgggaggagatccctcaggagaacatccgCCGCCTCATTAGGAGCATGCCCAGGAGATGTAGGGAGGTCATACGGCAcatggaggccacacacactactgagaaTCTTGCCTTGAGGTTTTTCAACTGAAGTTGGATCaacctgtaatttgattttccactgttattttgagtatgatctggggtgaccagatctgagatggtttAAAGGAGGGCACGTCTCGGGGGGGCGAggcgactactgacgtgcagactgaccaattaaatgtttacagagaaggttatcgaccaatgacggtagctctacagtcagaccgtccaatcagaagattgtaGGCTACTttaccactcccccttctcactcaagcgaaccaatcggagtaggggagggcgggactcgtttgtgaacgaaacgcttctcgaaattctatgtaagctctagaaaaacaaaataccggaagtttgtgaaattccgcccggacattttttttaagtctaaaaaagaggacatgtccgggtaaaagaggacgtctggtcactctagtatgattccaaatccagacctccgtgggataataattttgattcacattgaacatttttatgttattttgttctcaacgcattccactatgtaatgaataaagattttcaactgGAATACTCCATTCATTGAGATCTaggatgtgttattttagtgttctgtttatttttttgagcaaTGTATTTTGAATATAGAGGTAATGCAAGTGCCCACCAGTCCGTTAGAGGGCGATGTGTATTACACATTGGTCTGTAATATGAGCAAAGGCGTAGAGCAAAACACTGAGTGCTGCGTGGTTAGGCACACTGAGAAAGCTGGAGTTTATAATATACTCTATGAGCAGAAACTAGGAATACGTTAGTGGAAGTATTAGACAGAATTCAGTCGTCTGTGCTGTGTGAAGAAGTAGTCATTAgttatgtttgtgtgtcagcgctgtgtgtgtgttctgcgcTCAGTTTTACCTCCGCGAGCTGTAGCTGAGTTCAGGTTCCTGTCCACACTGAATACATCCTCTAGCCTCAGGTTTGTGTCTCCTATTCGCAGACTCCTCTCCtcgaaacacagagagagatggagttgGAACGGTGTCCGGAACCACGGAGAGCAGCATAATGTGTCCACACTGtttcagaaacacagcagtgatgtaGTTACCTCAGAAAGACCGGCTGAGCTCCCCCACCTGCATAAACCACACAGCACACCAGTGGTTTTCCCTGAGGCTCCGGCCTCCTGTGGTATGTGTTCTTAATTAcgttacatttcatttttatctACATTCTTTGCTTTTAAAATTCTaatctttatttattgttagCGTTAGATTCATGCAAAAATGCTGCCCAGATTCAGTGGTGGTGTTTTGCTCTAATATCATTGTGTGTTGTACAGATTTGAATGAACTTCCATGTCCGTCTCCATTTAAGGAGATCAGTGAGGAGGATGCCCTTCAGATCACTGTGCCTTCTGACCTGCCACCTGCCACAGTTACCCTGAGGGACTACGTTGACCAGTCAGAAACATTAAGAACTTTGGTTCAGCTAGGTCTGTTCTTTTGATTTACTTTCTTTTAAATTGTGAGTTTCTTCATACATGAACGTGGACTTGTCCTCTTTTCAGGCGTTGATCTGTCGAAACTGGAACAGAGGCCAAACGTGGGCTCCATGCTTTTGAGACTGGACTTCCAAACTGATGTGTCACCACGACTCTTTTTCCTTAAAGACCTGGGGATTGAAGACTCCCAGCTAGGGCCACTAATTACCAAAAACCCCTTTATATTTACAGAGACCGTAGAAAATCTTCAGGCCAGGTCAGTAAAAATTGCATTCATGTAAAGATGCTTTAAACTAGCGGTAACTTTTCATCTTATGTTATTTCTATTTGGTAGAATGTTTCTCAGAAGGGTGTCTGGCTTGTAATTCTGATTTTAAAGGGTCTCATATCTGAAGTCAAAAAagttcagttcagcatcagTTGCTGCCATGGTGAGCAAAGCACCGAATCTGCTCAACTTCAGCATAAAGAGGTTGGACAACCGCTTGGGATTTTTTCAGGAGCAGTTAGGCCTCAGTGCTCAAAAGGTGAGAATTAACTTTGTAGATATGATTCATTTTTGTAGGTTAGATAAATGCTCATATATTCTAGgaagaaaatattataaatgtgtGATTCCTTAAATTCCTTTGGAgtcagaagaaaaaaatgtatttatacaaaCCTGATATCTAGTATATTCTACGTATATTGAAATGTTGATAATGTGTCTTTATGCGCTTTCAGACACGTGACGTTATTACTCGTCTGCCGAGATTACTGTGTGGCAGTTTAGAGCCAGTAAAGGAAAATCTGAAGGTAAAGGGCATCgtttatatataatgtgtgttgCTGTAAGGAACTAAATTTTGTACTTTCCAGTTGTTTATTTAGCTGTCTAGCCAGCCTTAatagttaacaaacaaaaacacgcTTTTCATCCAGGTGTGTGAATTAGAGTTTGGCTTTCGAAGAAATGAAATCCAGCACATCGTTACCAGGGTTCCAAAAGTCCTAACAGCTAGTAAGAGGAAAATGACACAGGTGTTTGACTTCATCCATAATACAATGGGTGTTCCTCATTCCCTTATTACAAACTTCCCACAGGTATGTTATTACTGTACCACCTCTCCACAAAAATATGACACACAGCAGGGAGttagttttaaaaacaatagaaacattagTATTAATAAGTCCCAAAAAATAATATGGACTTTCCTTTGAGATTTACAAAAACCAGTCATATATCAACCAATATATTTACCATATTCTAGGTGGACTTTAAGGTTCTGCAATTATcaactgtagtccatctttaTTCTGCATATTAATTCTGCTTTTCTAGCACCCTATTCCTCAAAATTGCAGTTAAACCACAAGTCACTGCCCCACCACATCAAATAATATATGTATGGAGGCCCTAAAGGCACCTATATGATAAGTGGAGTTTCTAAGCTGgacatttattttgtgtgtgatctgtgtatTTAGAAAATTGTTTTCCTTTGATATGCACTTTCTGATAACATTGAAAGGATATTATAAGATTTTGGACCTCTGTTTTATTTAGCATTAACTTGTGGCATGGACATATCTACATATAATAATATCTTTTGCTTTCATCAGGTCCTGAATGCCAAGTTTCTCCGCATAAAAGAGCGACACTTGTTCCTTGAGTACTTGGGCCGAGCTCACTATGATCCAGCTCATCCCAGCTACATCCCTCTGGAAAGGATGGTGGTTCTACCTGATGAGATATTCTGCTCTGAAGTGGCTTTAACTTCTCTTGAAGATTTTGAACAATTTCAGAAAACATTGTAGTGAACCTGGTGATACAGAGATATTTCTGGAATTAAACTTATTTTCACAAATGTTCAGAAGAAACTATAATATATTATAGTTATAATAAACATAACAATGTGAAATCActtttgttatatttattcCATCAGATCTCATCTGCAAAGCACCACAGTTCAGAATATACAGGCATAAGAAAATAAGGAACAATAATTATTGGCCAGTTTGTTTACTTCAGCTAGGTCTATCTTTTTGATTTGCTTTCTATAAATTGTGTCCATATATGAACATGGACTTGACTTCATTTTAGGTGTTGACCTGTCAAACCGGTACAGTAGCAAAATGTGGGCTTCATGCGTGTGAAACTGGACTTCCAATCCAATATATCACcatgaatattttctttaaaaacatggGGATTAAAGACTCCTATTTAGGGCCACTAATTACCGTAAAGTCTCATTTAGGACCTCCTAATTGCCAAAATCCTTTATATTTAGAACTTAGAAAATCTTCTAATATGTTTGcgatggggcggcacggtggtgcagaaggtaggtgtcgcagtcacacagctccaagggcctggaggttgcgggttcgattcccgctccgggtgactgtctgtgaggagttggtgtggtaggtggattggtgactcaaagtgtccgtaggtgtgaatgtgtgtgtgtgtgtgtgttgccctgtgaaggactggcgccccctccagggtgtattcctgccttgtgcccaatgattccaggtaggctctggacccaccgcgaccctgaattggataagcgcttacagataatgaatgaatgaatgtttgcgaTGCATTTCAGGTGTTTACTAAGTTCAGCCTGGAACTGGAACGGTGGCATTATTGAAAACATTATAGGAAATGAATCATTTAATGTAATATAGATCTTATAGTGCCGTACTTTGCAAAGTTTAACAACGTACATTAACGTTCAGACTTAGTTTAATCTTAATTAGAGCACTTTAGTATTTAGTAGTATCTCCTATCCCCGTGTGAAATAAAAAGGTTGAATTTCAAGTGGCTTCTCATAATTCTAGCGTATTTTTTGAGTTCATATCTTCGCCTGTCATTGCGAGTCTCACCGTGTGCACTAGGTAGGGAACAGGGAAGTGTAAGTGGTTTTGGGACTTGGTGCTCGAGTCGTCACGGTTCCCACAGTGCTTTGCTGCTCTCCGACATCGAACATGGCGTCGAAGGCATCAGGTAATAAAGAACGTTATTGTTAAATGTTTTGGATATACCATGGTATGAGGAGTGTATGATTGTGgtggtgttgtttgtgtgtgtgctgtatatTCTCTCAGTCCATgttcagaatgtgtgtgtgtcccgtTGTCTCTCTCCTTGGACATTAGCCCCGTGTCCTCTACGATCCGTCCCCTGTAGGAGCAGCGTCCCTGACGGACACGGAGCGTTTCAGATTCGTCAGTCGGTGGAGTTTATCCTGTAACATATGGGTTCACGAAATATTTGGGATTTACCGCAGTATAAGATTGAAATCCGATACTCATAACTGTATACTGCCTTATCAGTCTGTCCGAGCACCGCTCCACCATTAGaagtgtgtttatcagtgtagCCTGTGTAGTGTGGCAATGTGCAGTTTTGGACACAGCCGTCGTATTACAACGTTTCCCACTGAAAGTGACTTCCTCGGATCTCTGtcttctatctgtctgtctttctaaTTCTCAGTCTGATTATCATCAACTTTCTCTGTATCCTTTTCTGTTAAGTTCTCATTCTTTCTTCCCCCACACTAACCTTTTTTTCTCCagatgtttgtttaacttcttctgttaattaaaatgtacacatatTTGAGCCTGGCCATCTTGTTAGCAATTGTTTTGTATGCTTGTTTCAATCAAGCCTCCCAGTGAGGTACATCCTAAGTGTTGAGAAGTTACTATAGTGCAGGGTTGCTGTAAGAGCATGCTAACATTAATGCCAGTGTATTCTGCTGAAGGTCAGTTGCATCCTAGTATAAGTGAATGGCTAAAAGAAAAAAGTTAGGATGTCCCTTTTGCCCACATACTCTCTGTGACACATGGTTGATGTTCTAATAGGTTTTCTTcttttagttttgcactggggCATGCTTTACTGTATAGTTCTTATGTGTGCCACATTTTGCTCTCTATATGAAACATTATCTTTGCTTTCTTCTCCCAGCAGTGGCAAGCAGCAGGCTTTTTCTGGGCTTTAAGAAGTGGTACTACAATGCATGTGGATTTAACAAGCTTGGTCAGTAAaatttacttttctataaaaacaaataagtaaataaaagtgTTAAGTTGTTTTTACATTCTGTCATATATAGATGAGGTTTTTAACCTTTGACCCCTGTCACATGATTCTAAACCGTACAGGTCTAATGCGAGATGACACTATCTATGAGAACATGGATGTGAAAGAGGCTATTCGTCGCCTTCCAGAGCCAGTCTACAATGATCGCATGTTTCGCGTCAAGCGAGCCCTTGACCTGTCCATGAAGCAACAGATTCTGCCAAAGGACCAATGGACAAAATTAGAGGAGGTAAGGATGCACTCAGTATCTCTAGAATAATTTTgtaaattcatccattcatggtTTGTAACCGGTTATTCgcttcagggtcatggtgggtccggagcctacccagagatGATttgtaaatgatttattttaatgttctgctcttttttttttggtccatgCTATTTATGACTACAGTGTTAGTgtgatttcattttattttaaggaaTTGTGTGTAGCATATTCTCAAATGACATTTTTTCATATTTGCATAGACGACTTAGCCTGTGGAACAATATTGTCACATGACTGAAAATTGCTTCCCCCTTGTCCACCTTGTAGGATGTACCTTACCTTACACCCTACCTAAAGGAGGTTATCCGTGAAAGACAAGAGAGGGAAGAATGGCAGAAGAAATAGAATAcacaggaggaggagaaaaccACCTGCTCTTTGGTgtagtgtcttgtatttaagatAATGTTTATGAATTGTGAAGCCCCTGTACTTATTAAATTTTTTCTTTCAAATacctttctctgtgtttttttctgtataagtttttaacataaacattaaaataaatatttttttaaattaaatctttaTTTCAGGGAGCTACACTTCACTAACACTTCATGTCAATGCTTTAAAGATAttaaagatatatttatatacaatttACTTACAAACAAACAGTTGCTATCAAAAAATGTCCATTGTTTAATGCAATTCAGTTAAAGTAGTTTATATAAATGTCATAAAATGtagcttttaaacatttttagaaaTCTAGAATAATTTTTATTAGTTGTGTTCACAATCATGATATAAGTCCATTTGAAACCTTAAAATTCAGTGCTATTTTGCAGTTAGAAATGTAACAGAAGCTTTGTATAGGCTTAATGGCAGTTCCtctgtttatattatattaaaatcacaaatgtgGCTTTTGGTTATTTTTTGAGACTTGTGAGCACTAGAAATAACACCATACAAATAGTACACCATGAAAATTATTGTtactattttgtttttataggtTCACACATAAAATGTTAAAAGTTCCACACATTCACTGCTTCATATTTTCTTCTCTCCGTTCAGTGACATTTGTTACAGTCTCTATGAAGTTTCCTATGACATTATTAAAGGAGTGCAGCATGGAAACCCCAAGCTCGTTACTTGTCTCGTGGATGTCAGGATCATAGATGCCCAAAAGTGGTGTGCATACTTCAATATAGCTTTTGCCAGCTCTTTCCAGGATTCCTACCAGTTCTCTCCTGGCTTGGTGGAACTTCTCTTGATCATACTTCTGCAGTGTGGAATCATCCAGAGGGTATGTTGCATCTTCAGAATAACAGTCTCTGGGCACAGGCAGCTCTATATACCTGATAAGAGTAGTATG encodes:
- the uqcrb gene encoding cytochrome b-c1 complex subunit 7 isoform X2, coding for MASKASAVASSRLFLGFKKWYYNACGFNKLGLMRDDTIYENMDVKEAIRRLPEPVYNDRMFRVKRALDLSMKQQILPKDQWTKLEEDVPYLTPYLKEVIRERQEREEWQKK
- the uqcrb gene encoding cytochrome b-c1 complex subunit 7 isoform X3, yielding MRDDTIYENMDVKEAIRRLPEPVYNDRMFRVKRALDLSMKQQILPKDQWTKLEEDVPYLTPYLKEVIRERQEREEWQKK
- the mterf3 gene encoding transcription termination factor 3, mitochondrial, giving the protein MFVCQRCVCVLRSVLPPRAVAEFRFLSTLNTSSSLRFVSPIRRLLSSKHRERWSWNGVRNHGEQHNVSTLFQKHSSDVVTSERPAELPHLHKPHSTPVVFPEAPASCDLNELPCPSPFKEISEEDALQITVPSDLPPATVTLRDYVDQSETLRTLVQLGVDLSKLEQRPNVGSMLLRLDFQTDVSPRLFFLKDLGIEDSQLGPLITKNPFIFTETVENLQARVSYLKSKKFSSASVAAMVSKAPNLLNFSIKRLDNRLGFFQEQLGLSAQKTRDVITRLPRLLCGSLEPVKENLKVCELEFGFRRNEIQHIVTRVPKVLTASKRKMTQVFDFIHNTMGVPHSLITNFPQVLNAKFLRIKERHLFLEYLGRAHYDPAHPSYIPLERMVVLPDEIFCSEVALTSLEDFEQFQKTL
- the uqcrb gene encoding cytochrome b-c1 complex subunit 7 isoform X1 produces the protein MIVVVLFVCVLYILSVHVQNVCVSRCLSPWTLAPCPLRSVPCRSSVPDGHGAFQIPVASSRLFLGFKKWYYNACGFNKLGLMRDDTIYENMDVKEAIRRLPEPVYNDRMFRVKRALDLSMKQQILPKDQWTKLEEDVPYLTPYLKEVIRERQEREEWQKK